One Parachlamydia sp. AcF125 DNA segment encodes these proteins:
- a CDS encoding YjbH domain-containing protein, translating into MKHIFHLFCLMFVFSSAFPTTWTAPTASGNLFEDLLIVDYWNRRIHDRMPVYYNHLLQGGYLNMPSARMGQEGEMGAGLSYVPPYHTYNLRFQVLERLEISGNYRVFRGIRDPVLSPYGFGDLSDKGANIKFAILKPEESDYTLPGLAVGLEDFMGTSAFKARYVVFTQVFLPQNLEISLGWGWHRIRGLFGGIHWVPFRQDSHPLLKNLALVAEYDAIPYCDPHIEKHPKGRDKKLSFNYGIKYRLGDFIDLSVGQVRGSKFAFSAAANYNLGTTKGFLPKIDNPMPYQAPRNIEPLGERRPEMALVQDLVYPFRKQGFDLIKMDISPNCEGEITLRMHVENRIYRTQGEIRTRLNHLLSNLSPPNIDHIIVVIEAEGLPLQEYRFAGRFLHAFGAKEIAAPELNVLSPVVDVSFSNPSCSRIIFDQPRNRFNLELFPKMNTFFGSSSGKFKYLYGLHLAFDGYLFKDIYYTLLLGYTFASNLEDVKDIDRLNPSQLINVRTDIVRYYHQRGITLDQAYLQKNWNMGKGWFSRVSTGLFEEAYGGIAAEILFYPVCSPLAVGVEGAVLKKRTYQGLGFTNKIRKLEGFVPTYRKFLGQQYFVNFHYDCQPLNMDFHLKWGKFLAKDWGTRLEVTRYFESGLQVCFWYSRTNAKDYINRSRYQDRGVAVSVPLDLLYTHSDRKRWGYGLSAWLRDIGVSAYTGDPLFKAIRESRQD; encoded by the coding sequence ATGAAACACATCTTTCACCTTTTTTGCTTAATGTTTGTGTTTTCATCAGCTTTTCCTACCACTTGGACAGCTCCTACTGCTTCGGGCAATCTTTTCGAGGATCTTTTGATTGTGGATTATTGGAACCGGCGTATTCATGATCGCATGCCTGTTTACTATAACCACTTGCTTCAAGGTGGTTATCTTAATATGCCTTCTGCGCGTATGGGCCAAGAAGGAGAAATGGGAGCCGGGCTTTCTTACGTTCCACCTTATCATACTTATAATCTGCGTTTTCAAGTTTTAGAACGGTTAGAAATTTCAGGGAATTATCGGGTTTTTAGAGGAATTCGGGACCCTGTTTTAAGTCCTTATGGCTTTGGGGATCTTTCCGATAAAGGGGCCAATATCAAGTTTGCCATCCTAAAGCCAGAAGAGAGCGATTACACCTTACCAGGGCTGGCTGTTGGGTTAGAAGATTTTATGGGAACGAGCGCCTTTAAAGCGCGCTACGTTGTTTTTACTCAAGTTTTTCTTCCTCAAAACCTTGAGATCAGCTTAGGATGGGGCTGGCACCGCATACGGGGTCTGTTCGGAGGGATCCATTGGGTTCCTTTTCGTCAAGATTCCCATCCCCTTTTAAAAAATTTGGCTCTTGTCGCTGAATATGATGCGATTCCTTATTGCGATCCCCATATCGAAAAACACCCCAAAGGAAGAGATAAAAAATTGTCCTTTAATTATGGGATCAAATACAGGCTGGGAGATTTTATTGATTTGTCAGTGGGGCAAGTGAGAGGAAGCAAATTCGCTTTCTCAGCAGCTGCTAACTATAATTTGGGAACCACTAAAGGATTTTTGCCAAAAATTGATAACCCTATGCCTTATCAGGCCCCTCGCAACATTGAGCCTCTGGGGGAGAGACGCCCTGAAATGGCTTTAGTGCAAGATTTGGTCTATCCCTTTCGCAAGCAAGGCTTTGATTTAATTAAAATGGACATTTCGCCTAATTGTGAAGGGGAGATAACTTTGCGTATGCATGTGGAAAATCGCATTTACCGAACGCAAGGTGAGATCCGTACACGCTTAAATCATCTGCTCTCAAATCTTTCCCCGCCTAACATCGATCACATTATCGTAGTCATTGAGGCAGAAGGGCTTCCCTTGCAAGAGTACCGCTTTGCGGGCCGCTTTTTACACGCTTTTGGAGCTAAAGAAATCGCAGCTCCAGAGTTAAATGTTTTGAGTCCAGTAGTGGATGTCAGTTTTTCTAATCCCAGCTGTAGCCGGATAATATTTGACCAACCTAGAAATCGATTTAACTTGGAACTTTTTCCAAAAATGAACACCTTTTTCGGAAGCTCCTCCGGAAAATTTAAATATTTGTATGGCTTACATCTTGCTTTTGACGGGTATCTTTTCAAAGATATCTACTACACCCTTTTACTAGGATATACCTTTGCCTCGAATCTAGAGGATGTTAAAGACATAGATCGCCTGAATCCCTCGCAGCTGATCAATGTTCGCACGGATATCGTGCGTTATTACCACCAAAGGGGAATTACACTCGATCAAGCTTACCTTCAAAAAAATTGGAATATGGGGAAAGGGTGGTTTTCACGGGTCTCTACAGGCTTGTTTGAAGAAGCCTATGGAGGGATCGCTGCGGAAATCTTATTCTACCCCGTTTGCTCCCCTTTGGCAGTAGGAGTGGAAGGAGCAGTATTAAAAAAACGCACTTACCAAGGCCTAGGTTTTACGAACAAAATTCGAAAATTAGAAGGGTTTGTCCCTACCTATCGCAAATTTCTCGGCCAACAATACTTTGTAAATTTTCATTATGATTGCCAACCCCTTAATATGGATTTTCACCTTAAATGGGGAAAGTTTTTGGCCAAGGATTGGGGAACGCGTTTAGAAGTCACACGCTATTTTGAAAGTGGACTGCAAGTTTGCTTTTGGTACTCTCGCACTAACGCAAAAGATTACATTAATAGATCTCGTTATCAAGATCGGGGGGTAGCTGTTTCCGTACCCTTAGATCTCCTCTATACGCACAGCGACCGTAAACGGTGGGGCTATGGCCTCTCTGCTTGGTTAAGAGACATTGGAGTATCTGCTTATACGGGAGATCCCCTTTTCAAAGCTATTCGAGAAAGCCGGCAAGACTAA
- the hemB gene encoding porphobilinogen synthase, translating to MFAQSPLDFERKGPLFIDKRLRRNRRTPAIRALVQENYLHAQQLVAPLFVLEGTKRQEPIASMPGVFRLSIDLLIDQAIKLYELGIRAVDLFPVISAEAKDSLGSEAIREGNLMQKAVYALKKAIPELCVMVDVALDPYTDHGHDGLVDEKGAILNDPTLEVLARMSLLAADAGADVIAPSDMMDGRVAHIRKTLDAQGHIEVNILAYAAKYASAFYGPFREALQSAPKFGDKKTYQLNPANSREGLRESLCDEEEGADFLLVKPALAYLDVLYRIKEITTLPVAAYHVSGEYAMIMAAAEKGWIDADRVLTESLISIKRAGADFILTYGAERMAQLLRSGWSF from the coding sequence ATGTTTGCACAATCCCCTTTAGATTTTGAAAGAAAAGGGCCCCTATTTATCGATAAACGTTTGAGAAGGAATAGGCGCACACCTGCTATTAGAGCCCTTGTGCAGGAAAACTATCTGCATGCTCAGCAACTTGTTGCTCCCCTCTTTGTATTGGAGGGGACAAAACGGCAAGAACCTATTGCAAGTATGCCAGGAGTTTTTCGCTTATCGATCGATTTGTTAATTGATCAAGCGATTAAACTTTATGAATTAGGAATTCGGGCTGTTGATTTGTTTCCCGTGATTTCAGCTGAAGCCAAAGATTCCCTTGGTTCAGAGGCTATCCGAGAAGGTAATCTTATGCAGAAAGCCGTCTATGCGCTAAAAAAAGCTATCCCCGAACTGTGCGTGATGGTTGACGTGGCATTAGATCCCTATACTGACCATGGCCATGATGGCTTAGTGGATGAAAAAGGGGCGATTTTAAATGATCCCACTTTAGAAGTTCTTGCCAGGATGTCGCTTTTAGCTGCAGATGCCGGAGCGGATGTGATTGCCCCCAGTGATATGATGGATGGAAGAGTCGCCCATATCCGGAAAACGTTGGATGCGCAAGGGCATATAGAAGTGAATATTTTGGCCTATGCTGCTAAGTATGCTTCGGCTTTTTATGGCCCTTTCCGGGAAGCCTTGCAATCAGCTCCCAAATTTGGAGATAAGAAAACCTATCAATTAAATCCTGCCAACTCTCGAGAAGGTCTGAGAGAAAGTTTATGTGATGAAGAAGAAGGCGCTGATTTCTTGTTAGTAAAACCCGCTTTGGCTTATTTAGATGTCCTCTATCGCATTAAAGAGATCACGACTTTGCCGGTTGCAGCTTACCATGTCAGTGGAGAATACGCGATGATTATGGCTGCTGCCGAAAAAGGGTGGATTGATGCCGATCGCGTTTTAACAGAAAGTTTAATTTCGATTAAAAGAGCGGGGGCCGATTTCATTTTAACATATGGCGCAGAGCGAATGGCTCAATTGCTGAGGTCGGGATGGAGCTTTTGA
- a CDS encoding peroxiredoxin, whose amino-acid sequence MQYKINVGDGLPRLKAKDQEGFEVTEEDLIGSPLVLYFYPKDDTPGCTKEACEFRDRMEDLDKLNTLVVGVSPDNEESHQKFISKHKLNFTLLCDDNLELAHKFDTLRDTIENGQAVRIPERTTFVIDSDGIIRWIERPVKLEGHFDRVYRAVQKVVEDFEEGDLDFSREVLKKIENESLEKKPLS is encoded by the coding sequence ATGCAGTACAAGATTAATGTGGGAGACGGGCTTCCGCGGCTTAAGGCTAAAGATCAAGAAGGCTTTGAAGTTACGGAAGAAGATTTGATTGGCAGCCCCCTTGTTTTGTATTTTTATCCTAAAGATGATACGCCAGGCTGCACCAAAGAAGCGTGTGAATTTCGAGACAGAATGGAAGATCTCGATAAACTCAACACGCTAGTGGTGGGTGTAAGTCCTGATAACGAGGAATCTCACCAAAAATTTATCAGCAAACACAAACTCAATTTCACCTTACTGTGCGATGACAATTTGGAATTAGCGCACAAATTTGATACCTTGCGAGATACCATCGAAAATGGGCAAGCTGTGCGGATTCCAGAACGCACCACTTTTGTAATAGATAGCGATGGCATTATCCGTTGGATTGAACGCCCCGTTAAATTAGAGGGCCATTTTGATCGCGTGTATCGAGCTGTTCAAAAAGTGGTGGAAGACTTCGAAGAAGGCGATTTAGATTTTTCGAGGGAAGTTTTAAAAAAAATTGAAAATGAATCTTTGGAAAAAAAGCCCCTTTCCTAA
- a CDS encoding glycosyltransferase family 2 protein, with protein sequence MISVTILTKNSEKHLREVLKPLLEFHEVVIFDNGSTDQTLEIAKQFPNVSIHQGTFSGFGPTHNRASNLAKNDWILSIDSDEIVTPEMIAEIRQTELSPTCVYSFPRHNYFNGKFIRWCGWYPDRQFRLYHRKQTSFTDAQVHEAIKTDHLTKIPLKSPLKHYSYSSITDFLNKMQTYSDLFAKQNQRKKSSSVTKAILHGFFAFIKSYFLKRGFMGGYEGFVISTYNANTAFYKYLKLYEANKNNNIL encoded by the coding sequence ATGATTAGTGTAACTATTCTGACAAAAAACAGCGAGAAGCATTTAAGAGAGGTTTTAAAGCCTCTTTTAGAATTCCATGAAGTTGTCATCTTTGATAATGGTTCCACGGATCAAACTTTAGAAATTGCTAAACAATTTCCCAATGTTTCCATTCACCAAGGAACCTTCAGCGGATTTGGCCCTACTCACAATCGCGCCTCAAATCTCGCCAAAAATGACTGGATTTTGTCTATCGATAGCGATGAAATTGTGACCCCTGAAATGATCGCGGAAATCCGCCAAACAGAACTCTCCCCCACATGTGTCTATTCTTTTCCCCGACACAATTATTTTAACGGCAAATTTATTCGCTGGTGTGGCTGGTACCCGGATCGGCAATTTCGCTTATACCATCGTAAGCAAACAAGTTTCACAGATGCGCAAGTACATGAAGCGATTAAGACAGATCATCTGACCAAAATACCCTTGAAATCTCCCCTTAAACATTATTCATACAGCTCGATCACAGATTTTTTAAATAAAATGCAAACTTATTCCGACTTATTTGCTAAGCAAAACCAACGGAAAAAATCTTCCTCTGTGACTAAAGCTATCTTACATGGTTTTTTCGCTTTTATAAAAAGCTATTTTTTAAAAAGAGGATTTATGGGTGGCTACGAAGGTTTTGTCATTTCCACCTACAATGCTAATACTGCTTTTTATAAGTACCTCAAACTTTATGAAGCCAATAAAAATAATAATATTCTTTAG
- a CDS encoding RHS repeat-associated core domain-containing protein — protein MKNIYLFLFLIFCFPLFSFQSSLSDPESLSHLYLHHAINVITGTLHESETDLTTLGPQPLVLSRIYYPQERAMNPWEHGWQFNYPPYQNLLRDKPCEDLLEYDSQGRLIKICKKGCTNGCEKPWISFKYSEDNPLQCEVKSHDGQNLKYSYAPYVNSKNQLCHLLEEVKLPSGAVWKYRYQDHPLENKILLTRKEGPQGYFIQTEYYDQEEILTTPSKEGPLRNFSCGKIKRQWQPSGADKTPEQTLHLFYSPGKTEVFDALNNKTVYHYNAYGQITSIESYLKDPFCDPILYRKEKYYWDPTLKVNAPLGKAIEDSQGNVWLCQRFYYNDSGSLIQETLYGNLTGHSPLPIILDEGGIPKDPSLEHYSSYYEYEGKNLSQIRSDNGSSVCFVYENQWLKGKFYREHERIRIREFYEYNADGVLIKTITDDGCSFDLNDLDHVSERQITYTHLFQTGPFAGLPSVIEEKSFHLSDQTEHLLKRIQHFYSPNHKLIRRDIFDGQQNFSYSEMQDYDRFGNLTYLSTPTCTQEYKFDIYGNMLFNKKTWTSGESEEILQEYDYRNRLIRQEIFSSSSSSKLALFSYDSQGNKIAEDDGYGNTTTLVYDGLNRLVQTISPAVHNERGEKVHPTLAYTYNLFDQIASITNPKGETTHTTYNIRGKPIKIEYPDHSEEAFEYALDGSLKKWHMKNGCSIEYERDFLGRVTQATLLDSLGSPLHSTQATYSTSHLKTVRTPPGIVVDYLHSPSGKQIGQIQHVDGSSLHTVHHYNMHDQLLSTEEWVGPDKELYTKTAYYQTGSLIESQQGKVLQEIKSKPSAAQLKHEKRWTNTLGQNVLFCEEIDKNQNLTTSFYDALGRIVSIVKTNREGELLFSQEIRYDLAGNKAWQKSQNGKNTLIHEWEYAPGNHLIKHIEGSGLACERVTYHLYDKDRRVKTIKPNGVELMTVYNSRGLVEHFFSSDGTIDYSYVYDTIGRLLQIKDHCLQQMTTREYSPLGFLIHEELGHGFQISHQYDAKGRKTQVTLPDHSEIRYHYDPLFLKKIQRISPEGRICYQHTYTYDIQGQLETSELIQGLGKIHYRYGPNGDCKEIHSPYFKETLLYDSRGNLKNCTTTCPHANFNADYSYDCLGQLIQEQSSHFEHSYLFDSLYQRVKKDQVTYSYDDLFQLLKGADESFEYDQNGNCTAHTLDNQRVSYTYDALDRLIRVDLGQQQQIHYHYDCFNRRLSKSVKVFDPSKNGWYPDKQSFFLYDEDREIGEIDKEGNIQKLRILGLGIGAEIGAAIAMEIQGNVYAPICDHRGSISCLVDAKTAEVIESYCYSAFGEELIYNELGEQVAYSPANNPWRFSSKYRDEETQLLFFGRRFYDPRNGRWLTPDPLRADSPNFYTYVNNHPLSQVDLYGLFSVKSAYQAFSDFTQQLALPFGSSSLKQCLKKCVENLIVRPFFHLTDFHICPSLAGIYGQRENSDRVRVTMINGILNTFEDFSVTLQMFSETHGGENIHYVFRPTQGLFSDLLQAFMSKIGYASPHVRQLANTWKEMIQEMGGTESGGLVIHYAHSLGGTDTYTATQLLTPEEKRMLRIFTLGSPSLFSSHGFESVFNYVSKRDGISLFDPVGYFSGILSQTSNVTYIGSFRGVPLIDHWIASVTYTELLKLLGVKFLQCYPYIDQI, from the coding sequence ATGAAAAATATATATTTATTTCTATTTTTAATTTTTTGCTTTCCCCTCTTCTCTTTTCAGTCCTCTTTATCGGATCCTGAAAGCCTTAGCCATCTCTACCTCCATCATGCCATTAATGTCATCACAGGCACCTTGCATGAATCTGAAACAGATCTCACTACACTAGGACCTCAACCTTTAGTTTTAAGTCGGATTTACTATCCGCAGGAACGGGCTATGAACCCTTGGGAGCATGGCTGGCAATTTAATTATCCCCCTTATCAAAATCTGTTAAGGGATAAGCCTTGCGAGGACCTACTTGAATACGACAGCCAAGGACGTTTGATAAAAATCTGTAAAAAAGGTTGCACGAATGGTTGTGAGAAGCCTTGGATTTCTTTTAAGTATTCAGAGGATAACCCTCTTCAATGTGAGGTAAAAAGCCATGATGGACAAAATTTGAAGTATTCTTATGCGCCTTATGTTAATTCTAAAAATCAGCTTTGTCACTTGTTAGAAGAAGTAAAGCTTCCCTCAGGGGCTGTGTGGAAGTACCGTTACCAAGACCACCCGCTTGAAAATAAAATATTGCTGACCCGTAAAGAGGGGCCTCAAGGCTATTTCATCCAAACAGAGTACTACGATCAGGAAGAAATTTTAACCACCCCTTCTAAAGAAGGTCCCTTAAGAAACTTTAGCTGCGGAAAAATCAAACGGCAATGGCAACCGAGTGGGGCAGATAAAACTCCTGAGCAAACCCTTCATTTGTTTTATTCTCCAGGAAAAACGGAAGTTTTTGATGCGTTAAACAATAAGACAGTTTACCACTATAACGCTTATGGTCAGATCACCTCTATTGAATCCTATTTGAAAGACCCCTTTTGTGATCCTATCCTTTATCGCAAGGAAAAGTATTATTGGGACCCTACTCTAAAGGTAAATGCCCCCCTGGGTAAAGCAATTGAAGATAGCCAAGGAAATGTGTGGCTATGTCAACGTTTTTACTACAACGACTCAGGCAGCCTAATTCAAGAAACTTTGTATGGCAACTTAACAGGTCATTCTCCTTTGCCTATTATTTTGGACGAGGGAGGAATCCCTAAAGATCCTTCCCTTGAGCATTATTCTTCCTATTATGAGTATGAAGGCAAAAACCTGAGCCAAATTAGAAGCGACAACGGCTCTTCTGTATGTTTTGTATATGAAAATCAATGGCTCAAAGGCAAGTTTTACCGAGAACATGAACGGATTCGAATCCGAGAATTTTACGAGTATAATGCGGACGGCGTGTTAATCAAAACCATCACGGATGACGGTTGCTCATTCGATTTAAACGATCTAGATCACGTTTCTGAAAGGCAAATCACTTACACGCATTTATTTCAAACAGGTCCTTTTGCTGGCCTCCCCTCTGTCATTGAAGAAAAAAGCTTCCATTTAAGCGATCAAACAGAGCATCTACTAAAACGGATTCAACATTTTTACTCTCCTAATCATAAGCTGATCCGCAGGGACATTTTCGACGGTCAGCAAAACTTCAGCTATTCTGAGATGCAAGATTACGATCGTTTTGGAAACCTGACGTATCTCTCCACTCCAACCTGTACGCAAGAATACAAGTTCGATATTTATGGCAACATGCTCTTTAACAAAAAAACGTGGACGTCGGGAGAATCGGAGGAAATTCTCCAGGAATATGATTATAGAAACCGCCTCATTCGGCAAGAAATCTTTTCTTCTTCATCTTCTTCAAAACTCGCCTTGTTTTCCTACGATTCCCAAGGAAATAAAATCGCTGAAGACGATGGATATGGAAATACCACCACTTTGGTATATGATGGGCTCAACCGCCTGGTGCAAACAATTTCTCCTGCCGTCCACAATGAAAGAGGAGAAAAAGTTCATCCCACTTTAGCCTATACCTACAATCTCTTTGATCAAATTGCTTCGATCACCAATCCCAAAGGGGAAACAACTCATACCACTTATAACATTCGGGGAAAGCCCATTAAAATTGAATACCCTGATCACTCAGAAGAAGCGTTCGAGTATGCCTTAGATGGTTCCTTGAAAAAATGGCATATGAAAAATGGATGTTCAATCGAATATGAGAGAGATTTTTTAGGAAGGGTGACGCAAGCAACCTTGCTGGACTCTCTTGGATCCCCCCTACACTCCACCCAAGCGACTTACTCAACAAGCCACTTAAAAACTGTCAGGACTCCTCCTGGCATCGTGGTCGACTACTTGCATAGCCCCTCGGGCAAGCAAATTGGACAAATTCAGCATGTGGATGGCTCATCTCTCCATACAGTGCACCATTATAATATGCACGATCAACTTCTCTCTACAGAAGAATGGGTTGGGCCAGACAAAGAACTTTATACAAAAACAGCCTATTATCAAACAGGCTCTCTGATAGAAAGCCAGCAAGGTAAGGTTTTGCAGGAAATCAAATCTAAACCCTCTGCTGCCCAATTAAAACATGAAAAACGGTGGACAAATACACTGGGTCAAAATGTTTTGTTCTGCGAAGAAATAGATAAAAACCAAAATTTAACAACTTCCTTCTATGATGCTCTGGGAAGGATCGTTTCAATTGTAAAAACAAATCGTGAGGGGGAGCTCTTATTCTCACAAGAAATTCGGTATGATCTCGCTGGGAACAAAGCGTGGCAGAAATCACAAAATGGTAAAAATACCCTTATTCATGAATGGGAATATGCCCCTGGCAATCATTTAATCAAACATATTGAAGGTAGCGGACTGGCTTGTGAACGGGTCACCTATCACCTATATGATAAGGACAGGCGCGTCAAGACAATCAAGCCAAACGGGGTTGAACTCATGACCGTTTACAATTCCAGGGGGTTAGTCGAGCATTTCTTCTCTTCTGATGGAACGATCGATTACTCATATGTTTATGATACGATAGGACGCCTTTTGCAAATTAAAGATCATTGCCTGCAGCAAATGACCACAAGGGAATATTCCCCTTTAGGCTTTCTTATCCACGAAGAACTAGGGCATGGTTTTCAAATCTCTCATCAATACGACGCCAAAGGAAGAAAAACACAAGTTACGCTTCCCGATCACTCCGAGATCCGTTACCACTACGACCCTCTCTTCCTTAAAAAAATTCAAAGAATTTCCCCTGAGGGAAGGATTTGTTACCAGCATACCTATACGTACGATATACAAGGGCAATTAGAAACTTCGGAATTAATTCAAGGATTAGGCAAGATTCACTATCGCTACGGCCCGAATGGGGATTGCAAAGAAATTCACTCTCCTTATTTTAAGGAGACACTGCTCTATGACTCAAGAGGTAACCTTAAAAATTGCACGACTACCTGTCCTCATGCCAACTTTAATGCCGACTATTCTTACGATTGCTTAGGCCAATTAATTCAAGAACAATCCTCCCATTTTGAACACTCCTATCTATTCGACTCGCTGTATCAAAGGGTAAAAAAAGATCAAGTGACTTATTCTTATGACGATCTCTTCCAATTGTTAAAGGGGGCTGACGAATCTTTTGAATATGATCAAAATGGAAATTGCACTGCTCATACTTTAGATAATCAACGCGTCTCATACACCTATGATGCTCTAGATCGCCTGATTCGAGTCGATCTAGGCCAGCAACAGCAAATCCATTATCATTATGATTGTTTTAATCGTCGCCTATCAAAGAGCGTTAAAGTTTTTGATCCTTCTAAAAATGGTTGGTATCCAGACAAGCAGAGCTTTTTTTTATACGATGAGGATCGGGAAATTGGAGAAATAGACAAAGAAGGAAATATTCAAAAACTGCGGATTTTGGGCCTTGGAATAGGAGCTGAAATTGGAGCCGCTATTGCGATGGAAATTCAGGGAAATGTCTATGCCCCCATTTGTGACCACAGAGGCTCTATCAGTTGCTTAGTTGATGCCAAAACAGCAGAAGTCATCGAAAGCTACTGCTATTCTGCTTTTGGAGAAGAGCTTATTTATAACGAGCTAGGGGAACAAGTTGCCTATAGCCCTGCAAACAATCCGTGGAGATTTTCAAGTAAATATCGAGACGAAGAAACCCAATTGCTCTTTTTTGGAAGGAGATTTTATGACCCTCGCAATGGGCGTTGGTTAACCCCCGATCCTTTACGAGCCGATTCTCCTAATTTTTATACTTACGTAAACAATCACCCCCTTAGTCAAGTGGATTTGTACGGACTATTCTCTGTTAAAAGCGCCTATCAGGCATTTTCGGATTTTACCCAGCAACTGGCACTCCCTTTTGGCTCTTCTTCTTTAAAGCAATGTTTAAAAAAATGTGTGGAAAACCTCATCGTTCGCCCTTTTTTCCATCTTACCGATTTTCATATTTGCCCCTCCCTGGCAGGCATATATGGTCAACGAGAAAATAGCGACCGGGTACGGGTCACCATGATCAATGGAATTTTAAATACCTTTGAAGATTTTAGCGTAACCTTACAAATGTTTTCCGAAACCCACGGAGGAGAAAACATTCATTATGTTTTTCGCCCAACACAAGGGTTGTTCTCAGATTTGTTACAAGCTTTTATGTCAAAAATAGGCTACGCTTCTCCCCATGTAAGGCAATTAGCAAACACCTGGAAAGAAATGATCCAGGAGATGGGTGGAACAGAAAGTGGGGGACTTGTCATCCATTATGCTCATAGCTTAGGTGGCACAGACACCTACACAGCGACTCAATTATTAACCCCCGAAGAAAAAAGAATGCTTAGGATTTTTACGTTGGGCTCCCCCTCCCTATTTTCTAGCCATGGATTTGAAAGTGTTTTCAATTATGTGAGCAAAAGGGACGGGATTTCTTTATTTGATCCTGTGGGTTATTTTTCAGGGATTCTTTCTCAAACCTCTAATGTCACTTACATCGGATCCTTCAGGGGCGTTCCTCTTATCGACCATTGGATTGCGAGTGTCACTTATACAGAGCTTCTAAAACTGCTAGGAGTTAAATTTTTGCAATGTTACCCTTATATTGATCAAATTTAG
- the mnmA gene encoding tRNA 2-thiouridine(34) synthase MnmA: MSSQKTVVVGMSGGVDSSVSALLLKEQGYNVIGMFMKNWEEVDENGVCPASRDFEDVVRVCDQISIPYYSVNFVKEYWENVFSHFIEELKLGHTPNPDILCNREIKFKVLLDKALQLGADFLATGHYCQNALSGSLAQLLKGRDPGKDQSYFLYAISQRALHKALFPIGGLLKSEVREIARRHRLSTSEKKDSTGICFIGKRDFKQFLGQYLSFQKGNFENVKGDVIGQHDGVAYYTIGQRKGLGIGGQGEAWFVVGKDVERNVVVIDQGPNHPALYANTLTATELHWHSPELPKAPFTCRAKIRYRQADQECVIEKVTEDRIEVRFSTPQRAITPRQSIVFYKEDVCLGGALIERAGPTLHELGLSVPSSSLPI, from the coding sequence ATGTCCTCTCAAAAAACTGTAGTCGTTGGCATGTCAGGAGGAGTGGATTCTTCCGTCTCTGCGCTTCTTTTGAAGGAACAAGGATACAATGTGATTGGCATGTTTATGAAGAATTGGGAGGAGGTAGATGAAAATGGGGTTTGTCCGGCTTCGCGAGACTTTGAAGATGTGGTGAGAGTATGTGACCAGATTTCAATTCCTTATTACTCTGTGAATTTTGTGAAAGAGTATTGGGAGAATGTATTTTCCCATTTTATCGAAGAACTTAAATTGGGACATACCCCTAATCCCGATATTTTATGTAACCGGGAGATCAAGTTTAAAGTCTTGCTGGATAAAGCGCTTCAGCTGGGGGCCGATTTTCTAGCGACGGGTCACTATTGTCAAAATGCTCTCTCTGGTAGCCTGGCGCAACTGTTAAAGGGGCGGGATCCCGGGAAAGACCAAAGCTATTTTTTGTACGCGATTTCTCAGCGTGCTTTGCATAAAGCTCTTTTTCCTATTGGCGGCTTGCTTAAGAGCGAAGTGCGTGAAATTGCGAGAAGGCATAGGCTTTCTACTTCAGAAAAAAAAGATAGTACGGGCATTTGCTTCATTGGAAAAAGAGATTTTAAGCAGTTCCTAGGGCAATATCTTTCCTTTCAAAAAGGCAATTTTGAAAACGTTAAAGGGGATGTGATCGGGCAACATGATGGGGTTGCCTACTATACTATTGGGCAGCGCAAAGGGTTGGGTATTGGAGGGCAAGGAGAGGCTTGGTTTGTTGTGGGGAAAGATGTTGAGCGGAATGTAGTGGTGATCGATCAAGGCCCTAACCATCCAGCCCTTTATGCAAACACTTTAACGGCTACAGAGTTGCACTGGCACTCTCCAGAGCTGCCTAAAGCTCCCTTTACTTGCCGCGCCAAAATTCGCTATCGCCAGGCCGATCAAGAATGTGTGATTGAAAAAGTGACGGAAGATAGAATTGAAGTCCGCTTTTCTACTCCCCAACGGGCGATTACTCCTCGCCAGTCGATTGTTTTCTATAAGGAGGATGTTTGTCTAGGGGGAGCCCTCATCGAAAGAGCCGGGCCTACTTTGCATGAACTGGGACTGAGTGTGCCTAGCTCTAGCCTGCCTATTTAG